In one window of Gemmatimonadota bacterium DNA:
- the aroB gene encoding 3-dehydroquinate synthase, whose translation MPVVPVRHATGQYDVHIEAGILLSLPELLTAALGRRKLVLITDDIVGRYYDEWTRGTAEARALGARSSDAGIRLRCEARLSFPAGEESKTRETWIRLSDEMLGQGLDRQAGIVALGGGVVGDLAGFVAATFLRGVPYAQVPTTLLAMLDASVGGKVGVDTSLGKNLIGAFHPPAIVVADPLTLLSLPDRVYKAGMAEAVKHGLIADAAYFAWIEANARRLLARDLDALTHLVHRSVEIKAAVVSADEREGGQRAILNAGHTIAHGLELAAHYRLPHGEAVALGLIGECRIAERLGLAPVGLAERVLGVLRALGLPTRSGSGVAVPRVLEAMIHDKKNREGQVRLALATGLGAMHPGDGHWTVPVTEDHLAAAVAGLA comes from the coding sequence ATGCCCGTCGTCCCCGTCCGGCACGCCACCGGCCAGTACGACGTGCACATCGAGGCGGGGATCCTGCTCTCGCTGCCGGAACTGCTCACCGCGGCCCTGGGCCGGCGCAAGCTGGTGCTCATCACTGACGACATCGTGGGCCGCTACTACGACGAGTGGACCCGCGGGACCGCCGAGGCCCGGGCCCTCGGCGCCCGCTCCAGCGACGCCGGCATCCGGCTGCGCTGCGAGGCGCGGCTCTCGTTCCCCGCCGGCGAGGAGAGCAAGACCCGCGAGACCTGGATCCGGCTCTCGGACGAGATGCTGGGCCAGGGGCTCGACCGGCAGGCCGGGATCGTGGCGCTGGGCGGGGGCGTGGTGGGCGACCTCGCCGGCTTCGTCGCCGCCACGTTTCTCCGCGGCGTACCGTACGCCCAGGTCCCGACCACCCTGCTCGCCATGCTCGACGCGTCGGTGGGCGGCAAGGTCGGGGTGGACACCTCGCTCGGCAAGAACCTGATCGGGGCGTTTCATCCCCCTGCCATCGTGGTGGCCGACCCGCTGACCCTGCTCTCCCTGCCGGACCGGGTGTACAAGGCGGGGATGGCCGAGGCGGTGAAGCACGGGCTGATCGCGGACGCGGCGTACTTCGCGTGGATCGAGGCCAACGCCCGCCGGCTCCTGGCCCGGGACCTCGACGCGCTGACCCACCTGGTGCACCGCAGCGTGGAGATCAAGGCGGCGGTGGTGAGCGCCGATGAGCGGGAGGGCGGCCAGCGGGCGATCCTCAACGCCGGGCACACGATCGCGCACGGGCTGGAGCTGGCGGCCCACTACCGCCTGCCCCACGGCGAGGCCGTGGCCCTGGGCCTGATCGGGGAGTGCCGGATCGCGGAGCGGCTCGGGCTGGCGCCTGTCGGCCTGGCGGAGCGGGTGCTGGGCGTGCTGCGCGCGCTGGGGCTCCCCACGCGCAGCGGGAGCGGCGTGGCGGTGCCCCGCGTGCTCGAGGCGATGATCCACGACAAGAAGAACCGCGAGGGGCAGGTGCGGCTGGCGCTGGCCACCGGCCTGGGGGCGATGCACCCGGGCGACGGCCACTGGACGGTGCCGGTCACGGAAGACCATCTGGCGGCGGCGGTTGCCGGGCTCGCCTGA
- a CDS encoding GNAT family N-acetyltransferase, with amino-acid sequence MPSTLEIETPRLRLRPFGADAIDALLAGDAARADQLAGGSFPRPLRPPPLMEDVLPLVRDRLRTDPGTAGWWTWLAIDRATGQVTGALGFGGPPDAEGGVMIGYATYPGATHQGLATEATLALVRWALGQRGVARVCASIPPDNVPARRVAEKVGMRVAGTVWEEEIDDVLLYEIRPGATP; translated from the coding sequence ATGCCCAGTACCCTCGAGATCGAGACCCCGCGGCTGCGGCTTCGCCCCTTCGGCGCCGACGCCATCGACGCCCTGCTGGCCGGCGACGCCGCCCGTGCCGACCAGCTGGCCGGCGGCAGCTTTCCCCGGCCCCTGCGCCCGCCGCCGCTCATGGAAGACGTGCTGCCGCTGGTCCGCGACCGGCTCCGGACCGATCCCGGCACCGCGGGATGGTGGACCTGGCTCGCCATCGACCGCGCCACCGGGCAGGTGACCGGCGCCCTCGGTTTCGGCGGGCCGCCCGACGCCGAGGGCGGCGTGATGATCGGGTACGCCACCTATCCCGGCGCCACCCACCAGGGACTCGCCACCGAGGCCACCCTGGCCCTGGTCCGGTGGGCCCTGGGCCAGCGCGGCGTGGCACGGGTGTGCGCGAGCATTCCGCCGGACAACGTCCCGGCGCGCCGCGTGGCGGAGAAGGTGGGGATGCGGGTGGCGGGGACGGTCTGGGAGGAGGAGATCGACGACGTGCTGCTCTACGAGATCCGGCCGGGGGCCACGCCATGA
- a CDS encoding FAD-binding oxidoreductase produces MTDAVWQRLTRLLGPEGVERDPRGLPRAVPESDDALALVCQAAQDEGWRMRLEGRGSWLAPDAPADLALSTRGLTRIVQVSPEDLVCRVEAGVPLDVLRATLAAQGLWLALDPPGRSDRSIGSVVVTGTAGPLRHGFGPVRDHVLGSTVVTGDGRLVEAGGRVVKNVAGYDLTKLHVGGFGAFGVLTGINLRVRALPAADLTLVAQGPREALFDAGRVLLHEGLGCSALELVTPALAATAEWTLAARLTGTAAGVAAEAARLTASGGARWEALPAERALALWTLVARAPLEGAVSVRFGALVDTLDDTMDLIIAELGEGLLATGLGSGQLRWAGQADVASLRALRHRAAQREIPVTLERAPWEVRRAVGHFGAYREGVGMLVGRLRETFDPKGVIAVALEGAPE; encoded by the coding sequence ATGACCGACGCCGTGTGGCAGCGGCTGACCCGCCTGCTGGGCCCGGAGGGGGTGGAGCGCGATCCGCGCGGCCTGCCCCGCGCCGTGCCCGAAAGCGACGACGCGCTGGCGCTGGTGTGCCAGGCGGCGCAGGACGAGGGCTGGCGGATGCGGCTGGAGGGCCGCGGCAGCTGGCTTGCGCCCGACGCCCCGGCCGACCTCGCGCTGAGCACCCGGGGACTCACCCGCATCGTCCAGGTGAGCCCGGAGGACCTCGTCTGCCGCGTGGAGGCGGGGGTGCCGCTCGATGTGCTCCGCGCCACGCTCGCGGCGCAGGGCCTGTGGCTCGCGCTGGACCCGCCGGGCCGCAGCGACCGCAGCATCGGCTCCGTGGTGGTCACCGGCACCGCGGGCCCGCTGCGCCACGGCTTCGGCCCGGTGCGCGACCATGTGCTCGGCAGCACCGTGGTCACCGGTGATGGCCGCCTGGTGGAGGCCGGCGGACGGGTGGTCAAGAACGTCGCGGGCTACGACCTCACCAAGCTGCACGTCGGCGGCTTCGGCGCCTTCGGCGTGCTGACCGGGATCAACCTCCGGGTGCGGGCCCTGCCCGCCGCCGACCTGACGCTGGTGGCGCAGGGCCCGCGCGAGGCGCTCTTCGATGCCGGGCGCGTCCTGCTGCACGAGGGACTCGGCTGCTCCGCCCTCGAGCTCGTCACGCCCGCCCTCGCCGCCACGGCGGAGTGGACCCTCGCCGCGCGGCTCACCGGCACCGCCGCGGGCGTGGCGGCCGAGGCCGCGCGGCTCACGGCCAGCGGCGGGGCGCGCTGGGAGGCGCTGCCCGCGGAACGGGCCCTGGCCCTGTGGACGCTGGTGGCGCGGGCGCCGCTCGAGGGCGCGGTCTCGGTCCGCTTCGGCGCCCTGGTGGACACCCTCGACGACACCATGGACCTGATCATCGCGGAGCTGGGCGAGGGACTGCTGGCCACCGGGCTCGGCAGCGGCCAGCTCCGCTGGGCGGGCCAGGCCGACGTGGCCAGCCTCCGCGCCCTGCGTCACCGGGCCGCGCAGCGGGAGATCCCGGTCACGCTCGAGCGGGCCCCATGGGAGGTCCGCCGCGCCGTGGGGCACTTCGGCGCCTACCGCGAGGGCGTCGGGATGCTGGTGGGGCGGCTGCGGGAGACCTTCGACCCCAAGGGCGTCATCGCGGTAGCGCTCGAGGGCGCGCCGGAGTGA
- a CDS encoding cob(I)yrinic acid a,c-diamide adenosyltransferase, giving the protein MTIYTKTGDAGETGLFGGGRVFKDHARVEAYGDVDELNSVLGLVRATQPVHFFDDLLQSIQRDLFALGGQLATPDPEKVQKALEKAELTEARVTLFERVMDEAERELPPLRAFVLPAGTPKAAALHLARTVCRRAERNVVTLSHEATIPDLFVIYLNRLSDLLFTLARLANHREGAGDVTW; this is encoded by the coding sequence ATGACCATCTACACCAAGACCGGCGACGCGGGCGAGACCGGGCTCTTCGGTGGCGGGCGCGTGTTCAAGGACCACGCCCGGGTCGAGGCGTACGGTGACGTCGACGAGCTCAACTCGGTCCTGGGCCTGGTGCGCGCCACCCAGCCGGTGCACTTCTTCGACGACCTGCTGCAGTCCATCCAGCGGGACCTCTTTGCCCTCGGCGGCCAGCTGGCCACGCCCGACCCGGAGAAGGTGCAGAAGGCGCTGGAGAAGGCGGAACTGACCGAGGCGCGGGTGACGCTCTTCGAGCGGGTCATGGATGAGGCCGAGCGCGAGCTGCCGCCACTGCGCGCCTTCGTGCTGCCGGCGGGCACCCCCAAGGCGGCCGCGCTGCACCTGGCCCGGACCGTCTGCCGCCGCGCCGAGCGCAACGTGGTCACGCTCTCCCACGAGGCGACGATCCCGGACCTGTTCGTCATCTACCTCAACCGGCTCTCCGACCTCCTCTTCACCCTGGCCCGCCTCGCGAACCACCGCGAGGGCGCCGGCGACGTGACCTGGTAA
- a CDS encoding LON peptidase substrate-binding domain-containing protein: MPARLPLFPLDLVVFPGELVPLHIFEPRYRQLLADCLAGDQRFGITATLPPRPGALGTTTRIRGADPMPDGRSNIVVLGEGRFGIRALLDEGTPYLIAAVEPYRDRAESAPLPAERAELEGLAGQLRTLLGVLSDAAPEPAAWAEDAEAFSFQAAALLEADPVVRGPLLAERSTRDRVRALLALLPARLHAIEGRAEVHVRARSNGKGHHGHDIVTG; the protein is encoded by the coding sequence ATGCCCGCCCGCCTCCCGCTGTTCCCGCTCGACCTGGTGGTATTTCCCGGCGAGCTTGTCCCGCTGCACATCTTCGAGCCCCGCTACCGCCAGCTCCTGGCCGACTGCCTCGCGGGCGACCAGCGCTTCGGCATCACCGCCACCCTGCCCCCCCGGCCCGGGGCGCTCGGCACCACCACCCGCATCCGCGGCGCCGACCCGATGCCCGACGGCCGCTCGAACATCGTGGTGCTGGGCGAGGGGCGCTTCGGCATCCGGGCGCTGCTCGACGAGGGCACGCCCTACCTCATCGCGGCGGTCGAACCCTACCGCGATCGGGCCGAGAGCGCCCCGCTCCCCGCGGAGCGTGCCGAACTCGAGGGGCTGGCGGGGCAGCTGCGCACCCTGCTCGGCGTGCTGAGCGACGCGGCGCCCGAGCCGGCGGCATGGGCGGAGGATGCCGAGGCGTTCTCGTTCCAGGCGGCGGCCCTGCTCGAGGCCGACCCCGTGGTGCGGGGCCCGCTGCTCGCGGAGCGGAGCACCCGGGACCGGGTGCGCGCGCTGCTGGCGCTGCTGCCGGCGCGGCTGCACGCCATCGAGGGCCGGGCAGAGGTGCACGTGCGCGCCCGCAGCAACGGCAAGGGCCACCACGGCCACGACATCGTGACCGGCTGA
- the dacB gene encoding D-alanyl-D-alanine carboxypeptidase/D-alanyl-D-alanine-endopeptidase: MLPLLLLGLVTPAGLPAQLSRKAVRELDSLLDTPPFHRNLWGVALVDEKGRLVYGRNADKLFIPASNTKLVVSAVAAARLPPDWTIPTSVYAAGPLDGGTVHGDLVLYGRGDPTFGRRCYHTDTTRAGVCDRDPLTRLRALAVALHDRGVRVVAGDLVGDGSWFDGELVHPDWGNYDLNWWYAAPVAGLGFNDNSVDIAWSPAATEDAPARLTLDPDFGDVALENRTRTVAAGGETDIGDRMYREPGTLHLWAEGTVALDARGGTESFALPDPSLFTARAFRRALEEAGISVLGTTRSTADSLKYHAARQGEPLAETASRPLSDWIFPILNTSQNWYADMLLKQLGRQFGGGGSWAGGLAVERRFLIDSMGIDSTLFALADGSGLSASNLVAPLAFTGLLRFMRQHPHYASSFAPGLPQSGNTGSLKNRFLGTPLEGRVWAKTGSISRVNTLSGYLELPDGRTFTFSVQANHHVQGGRRTLSQIDAIVTAMARGVTRR; the protein is encoded by the coding sequence TTGCTGCCCCTGCTCCTGCTGGGGCTAGTGACCCCGGCAGGCCTCCCCGCGCAGCTGTCGCGCAAGGCGGTGCGTGAGCTGGATTCCCTGCTCGACACCCCGCCATTCCACCGCAACCTCTGGGGCGTGGCCCTGGTGGACGAGAAGGGCCGCCTGGTCTACGGCCGCAACGCCGACAAGCTGTTCATCCCCGCCAGCAATACCAAGCTGGTGGTGAGTGCCGTCGCCGCCGCGCGGCTTCCCCCCGACTGGACCATCCCCACCAGCGTCTACGCCGCGGGCCCCCTCGACGGCGGCACCGTCCACGGCGACCTGGTGCTCTACGGCCGCGGCGACCCGACCTTCGGGCGCCGCTGCTACCACACCGACACCACCCGGGCCGGGGTCTGCGACCGCGATCCGCTCACCCGGCTCCGCGCCCTGGCCGTGGCGCTGCACGACCGCGGGGTCCGGGTGGTGGCCGGCGATCTGGTCGGCGATGGCAGCTGGTTCGACGGGGAGCTGGTCCACCCCGACTGGGGCAACTACGACCTCAACTGGTGGTATGCCGCGCCGGTGGCCGGCCTCGGCTTCAACGACAACAGCGTGGACATCGCCTGGAGCCCCGCCGCCACCGAGGATGCCCCGGCCCGGCTGACGCTCGACCCCGACTTCGGCGACGTGGCGCTGGAAAACCGTACCCGCACCGTGGCCGCCGGGGGCGAGACGGACATCGGTGACCGGATGTACCGCGAGCCGGGGACCCTGCACCTCTGGGCCGAGGGCACCGTGGCGCTCGACGCCCGCGGCGGGACCGAGTCGTTCGCGCTCCCCGACCCGAGCCTCTTCACGGCGCGCGCCTTCCGCCGCGCGCTGGAGGAGGCGGGCATCAGCGTGCTCGGCACCACTCGCAGCACCGCCGATTCGCTCAAGTACCACGCGGCCCGCCAGGGCGAGCCGCTGGCCGAGACCGCCAGCCGGCCCCTCAGCGACTGGATCTTCCCGATCCTCAACACCAGCCAGAACTGGTACGCCGACATGCTGCTCAAGCAGCTGGGCCGGCAGTTCGGCGGCGGCGGCAGCTGGGCGGGCGGCCTCGCGGTGGAACGCCGCTTCCTGATCGATTCCATGGGGATCGACTCGACGCTCTTTGCCCTGGCGGACGGCTCCGGCCTGTCCGCGTCCAACCTCGTGGCGCCCCTGGCGTTCACCGGGCTGCTGCGGTTCATGCGCCAGCACCCCCACTACGCGTCCAGCTTCGCGCCGGGGCTGCCGCAGTCGGGCAACACCGGAAGCCTCAAGAACCGGTTCCTCGGCACCCCGCTCGAGGGACGGGTGTGGGCCAAGACCGGCAGCATCTCGCGGGTGAACACCCTGTCGGGCTACCTCGAGCTGCCCGACGGCCGCACGTTCACCTTCTCGGTGCAGGCCAACCACCACGTGCAGGGAGGCCGGCGCACGCTCAGCCAGATTGACGCCATCGTGACCGCGATGGCCCGCGGCGTGACCCGGAGGTGA
- a CDS encoding FAD-binding protein has product MERPGAERGLIEALGGIVGPRWVRHRPAELATYAADGLPTHESLPGLVVLPGSRDEVARVLRLLHLLQVPFVARGAGTGLSGGALADPRAVLVTLTRMNRILSLHPAERRAVVEPGVINTRLSEAAAPYGLHYVPDPSSQSACTIGGNVAENAGGPHCLKYGVTTNHVVALEVILPDGSATTLGSPQGEPWGPDLVGLFIGSEGMFGVAVAVTVRLEPVPQEVRTIFADFLALRAASEAVSAIIASGIVPAALEMMDQSCIRAVEASIYATGARTDAAAVLLVEVDGSPAAAGAEGAIVERLLRAHGAREVQVATRPADRARLWQGRKKAFGALGRIAPDLAVQDAVVPRSVLPAILDQIAAIRDRHGLQISNVFHAGDGNLHPCISFDRRDPVQAERVDAASREIMEACLAAGGSITGEHGVGSDKMAYMPRAFGPAALDVMCEVRRAFDPDRRANPGKVFPVHVCREWRRGGVA; this is encoded by the coding sequence ATGGAACGCCCGGGCGCCGAGCGGGGCCTGATCGAGGCACTGGGCGGCATCGTGGGGCCGCGATGGGTGCGGCACCGGCCCGCCGAGCTGGCCACCTACGCCGCCGACGGCCTGCCCACCCACGAGTCGCTCCCCGGCCTGGTGGTGCTGCCCGGCTCCCGCGACGAGGTGGCCCGGGTGCTGCGCCTGCTGCACCTGCTGCAGGTTCCGTTCGTGGCGCGGGGCGCGGGGACCGGCCTCTCGGGCGGCGCCCTCGCCGATCCGCGCGCCGTGCTGGTCACCCTCACCAGGATGAATCGCATCCTGTCCCTCCACCCCGCGGAGCGCCGCGCGGTGGTGGAGCCGGGGGTGATCAACACCCGCCTCTCCGAGGCCGCCGCGCCCTACGGCCTGCACTACGTCCCCGACCCCTCCAGCCAGAGCGCCTGCACCATCGGCGGCAACGTCGCCGAGAACGCGGGCGGACCGCACTGCCTCAAGTACGGCGTCACCACCAACCACGTGGTGGCGCTCGAGGTGATTCTCCCCGACGGCAGCGCCACCACCCTCGGCTCGCCGCAGGGGGAGCCGTGGGGCCCCGACCTCGTGGGGCTCTTCATCGGCAGCGAGGGGATGTTCGGGGTGGCCGTGGCGGTGACCGTCCGGCTCGAGCCGGTGCCGCAGGAGGTCCGGACCATCTTTGCCGACTTCCTGGCCCTGCGCGCCGCGAGCGAGGCGGTCAGCGCCATCATCGCCTCGGGCATCGTCCCGGCGGCGCTCGAGATGATGGACCAGTCCTGCATCCGGGCGGTCGAGGCGTCGATCTACGCCACCGGCGCCCGGACCGACGCGGCCGCGGTGCTGCTGGTGGAGGTGGATGGCAGCCCGGCGGCGGCGGGCGCGGAGGGCGCCATCGTGGAGCGCCTGCTCCGGGCCCACGGCGCGCGCGAGGTGCAGGTGGCCACCCGGCCCGCCGACCGGGCCCGGCTGTGGCAGGGCCGCAAGAAGGCGTTCGGGGCCCTCGGCCGCATCGCCCCCGACCTCGCGGTGCAGGACGCGGTGGTGCCCCGCTCGGTGCTGCCGGCCATCCTCGACCAGATCGCCGCCATCCGCGATCGCCACGGCCTGCAGATCAGCAACGTCTTCCACGCCGGCGACGGCAATCTGCATCCCTGCATCAGCTTCGACCGGCGCGACCCGGTCCAGGCCGAGCGGGTGGACGCCGCCAGCCGGGAGATCATGGAGGCGTGCCTGGCGGCCGGCGGCAGCATCACCGGCGAGCACGGCGTGGGCAGCGACAAGATGGCCTACATGCCCCGGGCCTTCGGGCCCGCGGCGCTCGACGTGATGTGCGAAGTGCGCCGCGCCTTCGACCCGGACCGGCGCGCCAATCCCGGCAAGGTGTTTCCCGTGCATGTCTGCCGCGAATGGCGGCGGGGAGGCGTGGCATGA
- a CDS encoding RNA polymerase sigma factor RpoD/SigA, whose amino-acid sequence MPSPHSSRSKAFFRPVATGAFDQYLQDIQKLPMITDPAEEKRLARLAQKGDEKAAERLVTANLRFVISYVKKYQGHGLDLSELVAIGNEGLLKAVRKFDPEHGVKFISYAVWWVRQAVLKALAEQTRSVRIPLNQNSALIKMSRAETFLSQELGREPTDQEIATALNDTPENIRSARRMTSAELSLDAPVERGDKTSGTMGERFAGTEGGDIEERTDARLMREFIDRIFTRYLTPRERKILYLYYGLEEGSEALTLEKIGELLGVTRERIRQIRERAFEKLRESPDVKGLKGFWVAA is encoded by the coding sequence ATGCCGTCGCCGCACTCCAGCCGGTCCAAGGCCTTCTTTCGTCCCGTGGCCACCGGTGCCTTTGATCAGTACCTGCAGGACATCCAGAAGCTCCCCATGATCACCGACCCGGCCGAGGAGAAGCGGCTGGCCCGGCTCGCCCAGAAGGGCGATGAAAAAGCGGCCGAACGCCTGGTGACGGCCAACCTCCGCTTCGTGATCTCGTACGTGAAGAAGTACCAGGGCCACGGCCTCGACCTCTCCGAGCTGGTGGCGATCGGGAACGAGGGGCTGCTCAAGGCGGTCCGGAAGTTCGACCCCGAGCACGGCGTGAAGTTCATCTCGTACGCCGTCTGGTGGGTGCGCCAGGCGGTGCTCAAGGCGCTGGCCGAGCAGACCCGCAGCGTGCGCATTCCGCTCAACCAGAACAGCGCCCTGATCAAGATGTCGCGGGCCGAGACGTTCCTCTCCCAGGAACTCGGCCGCGAGCCGACCGACCAGGAGATCGCCACCGCCCTCAACGACACCCCCGAGAACATCCGCTCCGCCCGCCGCATGACCTCCGCGGAGCTCTCGCTCGACGCGCCGGTGGAGCGGGGCGACAAGACCAGCGGCACCATGGGCGAGCGCTTTGCCGGGACCGAGGGCGGCGACATCGAGGAGCGCACCGACGCCCGGCTGATGCGCGAGTTCATCGACCGCATCTTCACCCGCTACCTCACGCCCCGCGAGCGCAAGATCCTGTACCTCTACTACGGCCTCGAGGAGGGCAGCGAGGCGCTCACGCTGGAGAAGATCGGCGAGCTGCTCGGGGTCACCCGCGAGCGCATCCGCCAGATCCGCGAGCGCGCCTTCGAGAAGCTGCGCGAGTCGCCCGACGTGAAGGGGCTCAAGGGGTTCTGGGTGGCCGCCTAG
- a CDS encoding histidine phosphatase family protein codes for MHLLLIRHADAGEHDPSRWPDDTLRPMTDAGAKRHKRVARRLRRRKVAPTLLLASPWLRAWQTALLTAEVTRCPAPVACPALAAAPDLRALARALGPQPPEAIVALVGHEPWLGQLAALLLTGNATGMAVDVPKSGVLGLESGGLEAGGARLAFFWRR; via the coding sequence ATGCACCTGCTGCTGATCCGCCACGCCGACGCCGGCGAGCACGACCCCTCCCGCTGGCCCGACGACACCCTGCGCCCCATGACCGACGCGGGCGCGAAGCGGCACAAGCGGGTGGCCCGCCGGCTGCGGCGGCGGAAGGTCGCGCCCACGCTGCTGCTGGCGAGCCCCTGGCTCCGCGCCTGGCAGACGGCGCTGCTCACGGCGGAGGTCACCCGGTGCCCGGCGCCGGTGGCCTGCCCCGCGCTGGCTGCGGCCCCGGACCTTCGCGCCCTCGCGCGGGCCCTCGGCCCCCAGCCGCCCGAGGCGATCGTGGCCCTGGTCGGGCACGAGCCCTGGCTCGGCCAGCTGGCGGCGCTGCTGCTCACCGGAAATGCGACCGGCATGGCGGTGGATGTCCCGAAGAGCGGGGTCCTCGGGCTGGAGAGCGGCGGCCTCGAGGCCGGTGGCGCACGCCTCGCCTTCTTCTGGCGCCGCTAG
- a CDS encoding FAD-dependent oxidoreductase, with amino-acid sequence MSTTPAYSVAIIGSGPSGFYAAEHLLKQLPGVALDLYDRLPTPFGLVRGGVAPDHQKIKSVTRVYEKIAAHPGFRFFGHVRIGADLSREELLRHYHAVIYACGAQSDRALGVPGEELPGSHAATEFVGWYNGHPDYRDRVFDLAQESVAVIGMGNVAVDVVRVLARTPAELHGTDIAGHALEALTHSQVRHIHMIGRRGPVQGAFTNPELKELGEMADADILVRPEDLALDPGSAAVLARGDDKGLERNIETLRAFAARRPTGKRKVIHLRFQRSPLELQGAGRVQRMVLGHNRLVSSPGGDIKAEATGERETLETGLVFRSVGYYGTGIPGVAFDGKRGVIPNQQGRVLTADGACAPGEYAVGWIKRGPSGVIGTNKPDAVESADLLLEDAAAGRLNPAAEPGRAGIERLLATRGVRVVGWSDWQRLDQLEQGHGKALGRPRLKFTRVAEMLAALDRA; translated from the coding sequence ATGTCCACCACACCCGCGTACTCCGTCGCGATCATCGGCAGCGGCCCCTCGGGGTTCTACGCCGCCGAGCACCTGCTCAAGCAGCTCCCCGGCGTGGCGCTCGACCTGTATGACCGCCTCCCCACGCCCTTCGGCCTGGTCCGCGGCGGCGTGGCCCCCGACCACCAGAAGATCAAGTCGGTCACCCGGGTCTACGAAAAGATCGCCGCGCATCCCGGGTTCCGGTTCTTCGGGCACGTGCGGATCGGCGCCGACCTCTCCCGCGAGGAGCTGCTGCGGCACTACCACGCGGTGATCTACGCCTGCGGCGCGCAGAGTGATCGCGCCCTCGGCGTCCCCGGCGAGGAGCTGCCGGGCAGCCACGCCGCCACCGAGTTCGTGGGCTGGTACAACGGCCACCCCGACTACCGCGACCGGGTCTTCGACCTCGCGCAGGAGAGCGTGGCGGTCATCGGCATGGGGAACGTGGCGGTCGACGTGGTGCGGGTGCTGGCCCGGACCCCGGCGGAACTGCACGGCACCGACATCGCCGGCCATGCGCTCGAGGCCCTGACGCACAGCCAGGTGCGCCACATCCACATGATCGGCCGGCGCGGCCCGGTGCAGGGCGCCTTCACCAATCCCGAGCTCAAGGAGCTGGGCGAGATGGCCGACGCGGACATCCTGGTGCGCCCGGAGGACCTCGCGCTCGACCCGGGCAGCGCCGCCGTGCTCGCGCGGGGCGACGACAAGGGCCTGGAGCGGAACATCGAGACCCTGCGCGCCTTCGCGGCCCGCCGCCCCACCGGGAAGCGCAAGGTGATCCACCTGCGGTTCCAGCGCTCGCCGCTGGAACTGCAGGGCGCCGGCCGGGTGCAGCGGATGGTGCTCGGGCACAACCGCCTGGTGAGCAGCCCCGGGGGAGACATCAAGGCGGAGGCGACCGGCGAGCGGGAGACCCTCGAGACCGGCCTCGTCTTCCGCTCGGTCGGGTACTATGGCACCGGCATTCCCGGCGTGGCCTTCGACGGCAAGCGGGGCGTGATCCCCAACCAGCAGGGCCGGGTGCTGACGGCAGACGGCGCCTGCGCGCCGGGCGAGTACGCGGTGGGCTGGATCAAGCGGGGCCCGAGCGGCGTGATCGGCACCAACAAGCCGGACGCCGTGGAGAGCGCCGACCTCCTCCTCGAGGACGCCGCCGCGGGCCGGCTCAACCCCGCGGCGGAACCGGGCCGGGCCGGGATCGAGCGCCTCCTCGCGACGCGCGGGGTGCGGGTGGTCGGGTGGAGCGACTGGCAGCGACTCGACCAGCTGGAGCAGGGCCACGGCAAGGCACTCGGCCGGCCGCGCCTCAAGTTCACCCGCGTGGCCGAGATGCTCGCGGCCCTGGACCGGGCCTGA